In a genomic window of Punica granatum isolate Tunisia-2019 chromosome 6, ASM765513v2, whole genome shotgun sequence:
- the LOC116210176 gene encoding CLAVATA3/ESR (CLE)-related protein 46-like: MPSNEDLPLHHTVAGMRRKEAAILRVLLLVMAWLLLAASEHHFLAFADARAIRSADSKLGPDRQNLYIPQENIRSTMGGEKKIRKPPSGPNPVGNQRPPTEKH, translated from the exons ATGCCATCAAACGAGGACTTACCTCTTCACCACACCGTCGCCGGGATGAGAAGAAAGGAAGCAGCGATACTTCGAGTCCTGCTGCTGGTAATGGCGTGGCTCCTCTTGGCAGCTTCAGAGCACCATTTTCTCGCCTTCGCTGATGCTCGAGCTATTCGTTCAG CTGACTCAAAGCTTGGACCAGACCGACAGAATTTATACATACCACAGGAAAACATCAGGTCTACTATG GGAGGAGAAAAGAAGATTCGGAAGCCTCCATCAGGACCCAACCCAGTAGGAAACCAACGTCCACCAACGGAAAAGCACTGA